The following proteins are co-located in the Paenibacillus sp. FSL H8-0079 genome:
- a CDS encoding polyprenyl synthetase family protein, with protein sequence MNNVLTDQADAGYRLAEQKASQYFTSLRQQLMDNTYTTVLTQDIHVWQKKHIHRFAWLSLLSPSKRKPDPRDVHRYIHWLNATGKLDDYLDRSISYIYMRDLGQALDSPDTQSRIQHVVQNTKKYFMGSATERKGQPDYISLAALYRWGQKEHIEPAVIWVMDKLKNVASNIPKELDAEQAQRKLIKIILGVVLHVDDEMNEQTPREERAQRFDAAIRLGYSYGLTYPFVDDLLDSQALTVQEKEQYSLMIRDALLTGVVPDLGEWKGSNLEVIEYVHSELREAFEYIKNYQHPEKQRTFLEQSYVFFQSQEIDRSKKLANANYSNEELYIPIIIKSSSSRLIVRSVLSAPVDEGFDLRTFYYGIYNQLADDFADMFDDMEEGAVTPYTYYLKYRDLRPDLINPYELYWAVISHLIHDVYNSDAKTREVILDRAINGLKRCKERLGQEKYDEVMMIFASGQPEFNRLVQQMVRKADDVDFLDKLLRDQVVLQLKNDKQEKEEFKQTIRTVREQINVELQIAKPNGLHEMKETLIDAANYSLQGDGKRLRPILTWVMGVREYGLPESSIVPLLRSLEYMHTASLIFDDLPTQDNASTRRGRSTLHHVHNSATAELTGLFLIQKAIGEQSSLDRFDAATVLKLIQYSAEKAEDMCMGQAMDLNSKGKALTLEQLNMICFYKTGIAFEAALVMPAILAQVKEAEMATLKKFAYHAGIAFQIKDDLLDFEGNHLILGKPAGQDERNNNSTFVSILGDEGAKKAMWEHYCLATDALNAMPKAIPFLRHLLDYLVGRER encoded by the coding sequence ATGAATAACGTACTTACAGACCAGGCTGATGCAGGATATCGGCTAGCTGAGCAGAAAGCATCTCAGTATTTTACTTCTCTTAGGCAACAACTTATGGATAATACGTATACGACAGTACTTACCCAAGATATTCATGTATGGCAAAAAAAACATATTCATCGTTTTGCCTGGCTTTCTCTTTTATCACCAAGCAAAAGAAAACCGGATCCCCGGGATGTTCATAGATATATCCATTGGCTGAATGCGACAGGAAAGCTGGATGATTACCTGGATCGGAGTATCTCCTATATTTATATGCGAGATCTGGGGCAAGCCCTTGATTCTCCAGATACGCAATCCCGAATTCAGCACGTTGTCCAGAACACCAAAAAATACTTTATGGGCTCTGCCACCGAACGCAAAGGACAGCCCGATTATATCAGTCTGGCTGCGTTGTACCGGTGGGGACAGAAGGAGCACATTGAACCTGCCGTCATCTGGGTAATGGACAAATTAAAGAACGTAGCATCCAACATCCCGAAAGAGCTGGATGCAGAGCAGGCGCAGCGGAAGCTCATCAAGATCATTCTCGGCGTGGTCCTTCATGTGGACGATGAGATGAACGAGCAGACACCACGTGAAGAACGTGCCCAAAGATTTGATGCAGCGATTCGACTCGGTTATTCGTACGGTTTGACGTATCCATTTGTGGACGACCTGCTGGATTCTCAAGCCCTGACTGTTCAGGAAAAAGAGCAATATTCTCTGATGATACGTGATGCACTTCTTACCGGGGTCGTACCTGATCTTGGAGAATGGAAAGGCAGCAATCTTGAAGTGATTGAATATGTGCATTCCGAGCTTCGGGAAGCATTTGAGTATATCAAGAATTATCAGCATCCAGAGAAACAGCGCACGTTCCTAGAGCAATCCTATGTGTTCTTTCAGTCTCAGGAGATTGATCGTAGCAAGAAATTAGCCAATGCGAATTATAGCAATGAAGAACTGTACATTCCGATTATTATCAAATCTTCTTCCTCCCGATTAATTGTCCGGTCTGTTCTCAGTGCGCCAGTCGATGAAGGATTCGATCTGCGGACGTTCTATTACGGGATATATAATCAGCTGGCCGATGATTTTGCCGATATGTTTGACGATATGGAAGAAGGGGCAGTGACTCCGTATACGTACTATTTGAAGTATCGAGATTTGCGCCCTGATCTGATTAATCCGTATGAATTGTATTGGGCAGTCATCTCTCATCTGATCCATGATGTATACAACTCGGACGCCAAGACCCGTGAGGTCATACTGGATCGTGCCATTAACGGGCTGAAGCGTTGTAAAGAACGGTTGGGGCAGGAGAAATATGATGAAGTGATGATGATTTTTGCCTCTGGGCAGCCTGAATTCAACCGACTGGTTCAACAGATGGTGCGTAAAGCAGATGACGTTGATTTCCTTGATAAATTGTTACGGGATCAGGTCGTGCTTCAATTGAAAAATGACAAGCAGGAGAAAGAGGAGTTCAAGCAGACCATTCGAACGGTTCGCGAACAGATTAATGTGGAGTTGCAGATTGCGAAACCAAATGGCCTTCATGAGATGAAAGAAACGTTAATTGATGCAGCCAATTACAGCTTGCAGGGAGACGGAAAGAGGCTACGTCCGATATTGACTTGGGTTATGGGTGTTCGCGAGTATGGTTTACCTGAATCATCCATCGTTCCGTTGTTAAGATCGCTGGAGTACATGCATACCGCTTCCCTGATCTTCGATGATCTGCCTACGCAGGATAATGCTTCGACAAGGCGCGGACGTTCTACGTTGCACCATGTGCACAATAGCGCCACAGCAGAGCTTACCGGTCTGTTTCTCATTCAGAAGGCGATCGGAGAGCAATCCTCATTGGATCGCTTTGATGCGGCAACCGTGCTCAAACTCATTCAGTATTCGGCTGAAAAAGCAGAGGATATGTGTATGGGGCAGGCGATGGATCTGAACTCCAAAGGCAAGGCATTGACGCTGGAGCAGTTGAACATGATCTGTTTTTACAAAACAGGCATTGCCTTCGAAGCTGCCCTTGTCATGCCAGCCATTCTTGCCCAAGTGAAGGAAGCGGAGATGGCTACGCTGAAGAAGTTCGCTTATCATGCAGGGATCGCCTTCCAGATCAAGGATGACTTGCTGGATTTCGAAGGAAATCACCTCATTCTTGGGAAACCTGCAGGTCAGGATGAGCGGAATAACAATTCCACCTTTGTTTCCATTTTGGGTGATGAAGGTGCTAAGAAAGCGATGTGGGAGCATTATTGTCTTGCCACAGATGCATTGAACGCGATGCCGAAAGCTATTCCTTTTTTGAGACATCTATTGGATTATCTCGTTGGTCGCGAGCGTTAA
- a CDS encoding ABC transporter substrate-binding protein, which yields MDTLHTHFIRLAGAEQLSFKLHEPVAVTIDSLSAVLCCTPRNVKFILRKLEEQGFIHWQPGRGRGHHSELTLLRSMNEALEESFTELLGKGKMKEAIELIGTIQMHDSLREQLMLSLHQQMGFHSHDETASGQDILRIMRSRQLGGLDPAFVYTAFETYLLSQVCNTLITYDAKTESFLPALAHMWECSEDHRLWTFYLRKGVRFHNGRVMTSRDVQATLQRLIDVHSPSIWLYRDIERAEVAGDYCIKFVLRRPNRFFLHLFSCIRMTILPYDYNVGNTLMGTGPFQISELNEDVLELTAFDAHYGIRPHLDQVHFWFVPDLSPNDRYYELPGTDRLSLATGCDQTNSINYPALGCQYMLFNFHKEGIHHHPLFRQALRIVYDSVALVRDLGGNRITPASSFLPWRSAAQDWTAVSLEHARDLLQYCGYQGETITLSYKHNKDTDVAEWFQSRAQSIGMNISLQAVVDYFNSEETTNAQLILAEEILEEDWQYGMIHFFKNLSNHFHMCMSPAFQALLDDKLDHFAQLHRADRTALLDEAEALLREHCWILHGCHMNKQAELDQSIFGMQIAEFGYMDISKLWIKNP from the coding sequence ATGGATACCCTGCATACACACTTTATAAGACTCGCCGGGGCCGAACAGCTTTCATTCAAGCTTCATGAACCTGTAGCAGTAACGATTGACAGCCTGTCCGCTGTCTTGTGCTGCACCCCTCGCAATGTGAAATTCATTCTCAGAAAATTGGAGGAGCAAGGCTTTATCCACTGGCAACCCGGTCGTGGACGGGGACATCATTCGGAGCTAACATTGCTACGTAGCATGAATGAAGCGCTGGAAGAGAGTTTTACGGAACTTCTGGGTAAAGGCAAAATGAAAGAAGCCATTGAACTCATCGGAACCATTCAGATGCATGATTCACTGCGAGAACAGCTCATGCTCTCCCTTCATCAACAGATGGGATTTCACAGCCACGATGAAACTGCCTCTGGTCAGGATATCCTGCGCATCATGAGGTCACGCCAGTTAGGTGGTTTGGACCCAGCCTTTGTTTATACTGCATTTGAAACCTACCTATTAAGCCAGGTCTGTAATACATTGATCACTTATGATGCCAAGACGGAATCATTCCTGCCAGCACTGGCTCACATGTGGGAGTGTAGCGAGGACCATCGCTTATGGACCTTCTATCTCCGAAAAGGTGTACGTTTCCACAACGGCCGTGTCATGACGTCCCGGGATGTGCAAGCGACGTTGCAACGGTTGATAGATGTGCATAGTCCGTCCATTTGGTTGTATCGGGATATTGAACGTGCGGAAGTAGCTGGAGATTACTGCATCAAGTTTGTTCTTCGTCGTCCTAATCGGTTCTTCTTGCATCTGTTCAGTTGTATTCGTATGACAATCCTGCCCTACGATTACAATGTAGGTAATACCTTAATGGGTACCGGTCCTTTCCAAATCTCTGAGTTGAATGAAGATGTGCTGGAGCTTACCGCTTTTGATGCGCACTACGGCATCCGGCCACATCTGGATCAAGTCCATTTCTGGTTTGTGCCTGACCTGAGTCCGAATGATCGCTATTATGAGCTACCCGGTACAGATCGATTGAGTCTCGCAACAGGCTGTGATCAGACCAACAGCATCAATTATCCGGCGCTGGGTTGTCAGTATATGCTGTTCAATTTTCACAAGGAAGGCATCCATCATCATCCCCTTTTTCGACAAGCCCTGCGTATCGTATATGATTCGGTCGCGCTTGTCAGAGATCTTGGCGGGAATCGAATCACACCAGCCAGCAGCTTCCTGCCCTGGAGAAGCGCAGCCCAAGACTGGACAGCGGTTTCTCTTGAGCATGCTCGTGACTTGTTGCAGTACTGTGGGTACCAGGGTGAGACGATAACATTATCGTATAAGCATAATAAGGATACAGACGTTGCGGAGTGGTTTCAGAGTCGTGCGCAGTCCATCGGAATGAACATCAGCTTGCAGGCCGTTGTGGATTATTTCAACTCAGAGGAAACCACAAACGCACAATTGATTCTGGCTGAAGAGATACTGGAGGAAGACTGGCAGTACGGCATGATTCATTTTTTCAAAAACCTGTCCAATCATTTTCATATGTGTATGTCCCCTGCTTTCCAGGCCCTGCTGGATGACAAACTGGATCATTTCGCCCAACTGCATCGGGCAGACCGTACAGCGCTCCTGGATGAAGCCGAAGCCTTGTTACGTGAGCACTGCTGGATCTTGCATGGCTGTCACATGAACAAGCAGGCTGAGCTGGATCAGAGCATCTTCGGCATGCAGATAGCAGAATTCGGATATATGGACATCTCCAAACTGTGGATCAAAAATCCATAG
- a CDS encoding MFS transporter: MKQYLRQIHPLAWTIIIGTMFGRLVTSMSIPFLSIYLTRVLEASPTQTGITVAVSSLAGVMVSFYGGYISDRIGRKIVMLVSVFSWAGVFFIFSAAEHLWVFFVANTLNGLCRAVFEPTSRALLSDITSPQNKLLVFNLRYAAINLGVVFGPIIGFQLGSSESTFPFVISGLVYIVYGLVLFLQFKLQHANLPERHQATAPRLREALMTTGRDRVFLPVLIGTTFCVLGYGHFSSTLAQYLARSPIFENGSQMFSYMLSLNAVTVLIIQYPLVRTFRNVPPLVPLILGNLLVATSLMMVGIAEGVLMMMMSVILFTIGEVLLFTMMDMLIDRIAKPEWKGTYFGTIGFNNIGSVIAPVMGGLLLSQFGAENGLAVFVPIALTTTLGVPFLLIAHKRLVAREKQTEHTSMSM, from the coding sequence ATGAAGCAATATTTAAGGCAAATTCACCCTTTGGCATGGACCATCATTATCGGAACCATGTTTGGACGTCTTGTGACGTCAATGAGTATCCCGTTTTTATCCATCTATCTGACACGTGTACTGGAAGCGAGCCCAACACAGACCGGTATTACTGTTGCGGTCAGCTCGCTGGCAGGTGTGATGGTCAGTTTTTATGGAGGTTATATCTCGGACCGGATCGGTCGCAAAATCGTGATGTTAGTTTCGGTCTTTAGCTGGGCAGGTGTGTTTTTTATTTTTTCAGCAGCAGAGCATCTATGGGTGTTCTTTGTTGCCAATACGTTAAACGGATTATGCCGCGCAGTATTTGAGCCCACCTCCAGAGCGCTGTTATCGGATATTACTTCACCGCAGAACAAATTGCTGGTGTTCAACCTTAGATATGCTGCGATTAATCTTGGTGTGGTATTTGGGCCAATTATCGGTTTTCAGCTGGGATCATCTGAATCGACATTTCCGTTTGTGATTTCCGGCTTGGTATACATAGTCTATGGACTTGTATTATTTCTGCAATTCAAGCTACAGCATGCCAATCTGCCAGAGCGTCATCAGGCAACCGCACCACGTTTACGTGAAGCGCTGATGACCACCGGTCGCGACCGGGTATTTCTACCCGTACTGATCGGTACCACATTTTGTGTTCTGGGTTACGGGCACTTTAGTTCTACGTTGGCACAGTACTTGGCGAGAAGCCCGATCTTTGAAAATGGAAGTCAGATGTTCTCGTACATGCTTTCCCTGAATGCCGTGACGGTACTGATTATTCAGTATCCACTTGTACGAACATTCCGAAATGTTCCACCGCTGGTGCCACTGATTTTGGGTAACCTGCTGGTTGCAACCAGCCTGATGATGGTCGGAATCGCTGAAGGAGTACTCATGATGATGATGAGTGTCATACTATTTACCATTGGGGAAGTGCTGTTGTTCACGATGATGGATATGCTCATCGACCGGATTGCGAAGCCGGAATGGAAAGGAACGTATTTCGGGACGATCGGCTTCAATAATATTGGTAGTGTCATCGCTCCTGTAATGGGTGGTTTACTGTTGAGTCAATTTGGAGCAGAGAATGGACTCGCCGTCTTTGTACCGATTGCGCTGACGACTACACTGGGAGTACCTTTTCTTCTGATAGCACATAAACGTCTTGTCGCCAGAGAGAAGCAAACAGAGCACACATCCATGAGTATGTAG
- a CDS encoding ABC transporter ATP-binding protein translates to MPKTEKRSMSWLLRYLKPVKGRLAVLLIMLLTSTGLQLLNPQIIKRFIDTAASGGVLTNLIQLAGIFLVVAVFNQLITVAVSYLGNDVAWRATNQLRGDLLKHCLRLDMRFHNVKTPGEMIERVDGDVTSISNFFAMFIVQVIGSFVLLAGILGFMFSVNVPIALVMTVFTLLSILFMVFIRNLGVDSSKNERAASASLFGLIEERIAGIEDVQANGHVPYVMNRFYRTMRTVFRKGRKAWLLRVIPWNTTVVLFALAVTAVLLLGVHYYMEGLISIGTLFLIYQYTQMLNDPIEMLGDQVQEFQKAKSGMLRSRELLSMQSEIEEGAEEQLPEGPLGLEFSQVHFSYNQDKPVLQDINFAIKPGERLGIIGRTGSGKSSLSRVLLRLYNLDRGTIRVGGTDITKLSLQALYRRVGMVTQDVQLFDGTLRDNLTLFNEGVSDQMIKETTDRLGLSQWIDSQPAGLDTYLAAGGASLSAGEAQLFALTRVFLTEPSLVILDEPSSRLDAATEGMLQSAIDQLMKRSTGVIIAHRLATLEKVDRIMVLGDGKVLEFGAREELASNPASHYARLLITGREEELA, encoded by the coding sequence GTGCCCAAAACAGAGAAACGCTCCATGTCATGGCTGCTGCGTTATCTGAAACCCGTTAAAGGACGGCTGGCCGTGCTTTTGATCATGTTGCTGACATCAACGGGACTTCAGCTTTTGAATCCTCAAATTATCAAACGATTTATCGATACAGCAGCGAGTGGGGGAGTGCTTACCAATCTCATTCAGCTCGCAGGAATATTCCTGGTTGTCGCCGTGTTTAATCAACTCATCACGGTAGCGGTCAGTTATCTTGGGAATGATGTGGCCTGGCGGGCTACGAATCAGCTGCGGGGAGATTTGCTGAAGCACTGCCTGCGTCTCGATATGCGTTTTCATAATGTGAAGACACCTGGAGAGATGATTGAACGTGTGGATGGTGACGTAACGAGCATCTCCAATTTTTTCGCGATGTTCATTGTGCAAGTGATCGGGAGTTTTGTATTGTTGGCCGGAATTCTCGGATTCATGTTCAGCGTCAACGTACCTATTGCTTTGGTCATGACCGTGTTCACATTGTTATCGATCCTGTTCATGGTCTTCATCCGAAATCTGGGCGTGGACTCTTCTAAAAATGAGCGGGCGGCCAGTGCTTCCCTGTTCGGATTAATTGAAGAACGCATTGCCGGGATTGAAGATGTGCAAGCGAATGGTCATGTGCCTTATGTGATGAACCGCTTTTACCGCACGATGCGCACTGTATTTCGTAAGGGGAGAAAAGCTTGGCTGCTACGGGTTATTCCGTGGAATACGACGGTAGTTCTGTTCGCTCTGGCGGTCACTGCGGTGCTTTTGCTAGGTGTGCATTACTATATGGAAGGTCTAATTAGTATCGGAACATTATTTCTGATCTACCAATATACGCAGATGCTGAATGATCCGATTGAGATGCTTGGAGATCAGGTGCAGGAGTTCCAAAAAGCAAAATCCGGCATGTTGCGCTCCAGAGAGCTGTTGTCCATGCAGAGTGAGATTGAAGAGGGAGCAGAGGAGCAATTGCCTGAAGGACCACTTGGTCTGGAGTTCAGTCAGGTTCACTTCAGTTATAACCAGGATAAACCCGTATTACAGGACATTAATTTTGCAATTAAGCCTGGTGAACGTCTGGGAATCATTGGTCGCACAGGTAGTGGCAAATCGAGTCTTAGTCGTGTTCTTCTCCGGCTTTACAATCTGGATCGGGGCACGATCCGTGTAGGTGGAACGGATATCACAAAGCTTTCATTACAAGCGCTCTATCGCCGGGTGGGAATGGTGACACAGGATGTGCAGTTGTTTGATGGCACGCTGCGTGACAATCTGACCCTGTTCAATGAGGGTGTATCAGATCAGATGATCAAGGAGACGACGGATCGCCTTGGACTTAGTCAGTGGATTGATTCACAGCCTGCAGGACTCGATACGTATCTGGCAGCAGGTGGAGCTTCATTATCGGCAGGGGAAGCACAGTTATTTGCCTTAACCCGCGTATTCCTGACCGAACCGAGTCTGGTTATTCTGGATGAGCCGTCGTCACGTCTGGATGCTGCGACCGAAGGTATGCTGCAATCTGCAATTGACCAGTTAATGAAACGATCCACCGGAGTCATCATTGCTCACCGACTGGCTACACTGGAGAAAGTGGACCGGATTATGGTGCTAGGTGATGGGAAGGTACTGGAATTTGGAGCAAGAGAAGAACTTGCCAGTAACCCGGCATCTCACTATGCCAGACTGCTCATTACAGGCCGAGAGGAGGAATTGGCATGA
- a CDS encoding ABC transporter ATP-binding protein, with protein sequence MTVAGFIGRLFRFRPLLFIINGLLWCIFHSLPLAIGIGMQWFFDRTTAGSNDYMWLAVPLIFIALVRMARVGTFFVAFYAWVTYLYHVQAILRTNMLAAIMRWPGRNLPASPGEAMSRFRDDVDEVVEYVESWVDFWGRLVFAVVSIFIMANINWQITLVAVLPLVVVTLLNNLSGNRARKYAQVNRESTGRITSFIAETFGAVQALKLGQAEENVSTRFNQLNEDRRQAALRDNLFKQWMRSMNQHVLSICTGLILLMCAAEMKAGNFTVGDFALFTSYLANIGFSISLFGYMVFQHKRLKVSYDRMRKLFRPGEEDQIMDSREIYLYEDPPELVSEQRDPKEKLQSLEVNKLTYQYPNSANGIQEISFRLKRGQFLVITGRIGSGKSTLVRTLLGLLPKQKGDIHWNGAAVDPATFLMPPRAAYTPQVPRLFSDTLKENIVQGKQGNTEQSLEKAIRLAVMDKDIKHLDQGLETPVGPRGVMLSGGQIQRAATGRMLMTEADLFIFDDLSSALDVETEQQVWEGLFQEPDVTCIAVSHRRAALSKADHIIVMKDGRIEAEGSLAELLATNEEMQLLWQGEQTPAKVG encoded by the coding sequence ATGACTGTAGCAGGATTTATAGGCCGTTTGTTTCGATTCAGGCCTTTGTTGTTTATAATCAACGGATTGTTATGGTGTATATTTCATTCCTTGCCGTTAGCTATTGGTATTGGGATGCAGTGGTTTTTTGATCGGACAACGGCGGGTTCCAATGACTACATGTGGCTTGCTGTGCCGCTTATCTTTATTGCTTTGGTCCGAATGGCACGGGTGGGCACATTTTTTGTAGCCTTCTATGCATGGGTTACGTATCTGTATCATGTTCAGGCGATTTTGCGAACCAACATGCTCGCAGCGATCATGCGCTGGCCGGGACGTAATCTTCCGGCTTCACCAGGGGAAGCGATGAGTCGCTTTCGGGATGATGTGGATGAAGTCGTCGAGTATGTGGAATCATGGGTAGACTTCTGGGGACGTCTTGTATTTGCTGTTGTGTCTATCTTCATTATGGCGAACATTAATTGGCAGATCACATTGGTTGCCGTGTTACCATTGGTGGTTGTGACCTTACTTAACAATCTGTCCGGAAATCGGGCTCGGAAATATGCACAGGTTAATCGAGAATCGACTGGGCGAATTACCAGTTTTATTGCGGAAACGTTTGGAGCCGTGCAAGCCCTGAAACTGGGTCAGGCCGAAGAGAATGTCTCTACACGTTTTAACCAGTTGAATGAAGATCGTCGCCAGGCTGCACTTCGAGACAATCTGTTCAAGCAGTGGATGAGATCGATGAATCAGCATGTTCTAAGTATCTGTACCGGATTGATTCTACTGATGTGTGCAGCTGAGATGAAAGCAGGTAACTTTACCGTAGGTGATTTTGCCTTATTCACCAGTTATCTGGCCAATATCGGATTTAGCATTTCACTGTTTGGTTATATGGTGTTTCAGCACAAAAGGCTCAAGGTATCCTATGATCGTATGCGTAAGCTATTCCGCCCAGGGGAAGAAGACCAGATCATGGATTCGAGGGAAATCTATCTGTATGAAGATCCGCCGGAGCTTGTAAGTGAACAGAGGGACCCTAAGGAGAAGTTGCAATCTCTTGAGGTGAATAAGCTGACTTATCAATATCCGAATTCTGCAAATGGCATACAAGAGATCAGTTTCCGTCTGAAACGCGGACAATTTCTTGTCATTACGGGAAGGATCGGATCAGGTAAATCAACGCTAGTCCGAACACTTCTTGGACTATTACCCAAGCAAAAAGGGGACATTCACTGGAATGGAGCGGCTGTTGATCCAGCCACATTCCTGATGCCGCCTAGAGCCGCGTATACCCCTCAAGTGCCAAGATTGTTCAGTGATACGTTGAAAGAAAATATCGTCCAAGGCAAACAGGGTAACACCGAGCAATCGCTTGAAAAAGCCATTCGTCTGGCTGTGATGGATAAGGATATCAAGCATCTGGATCAGGGGCTTGAGACCCCGGTTGGTCCAAGAGGGGTCATGCTGTCAGGCGGTCAGATTCAGCGTGCAGCCACAGGACGTATGTTAATGACGGAGGCGGACTTGTTTATCTTTGACGATCTGTCCAGCGCACTGGATGTGGAGACAGAACAACAAGTATGGGAAGGACTGTTCCAAGAGCCGGATGTAACCTGTATCGCGGTTTCTCACCGCAGGGCAGCACTTTCCAAAGCAGATCACATTATTGTGATGAAAGATGGACGCATTGAAGCTGAGGGAAGTTTAGCCGAATTGCTTGCCACCAATGAAGAGATGCAGTTGCTGTGGCAAGGGGAGCAAACCCCCGCCAAAGTTGGATAG
- the cyoE gene encoding heme o synthase has protein sequence MKTLNNGSQTNISLEYSSIPKVFFDTIKIGIIKSNLIAMFAGLSLALYVFDASILANIVPIILSFIGSSLIIGAAGVFNNLYDRDIDAIMERTKKRPTVTGRVDTKSGLILGIAITVIGGIMLYIASPSAAVFGILGLLLYVFPYTMWTKRTTIYNTEVGSLSGAVPPLIGWAAISPELGHFEIWALVVTMLLWQMPHFYGIAIRRFDEYKAAGVPMLPVVKGIRRTYIQTNVYLVLLLISSFLFWPMSPFVAIVAFLVSLAWLILSVATFDKKETEKWSKRMFIFSINHITIIFLVIIAYSLIAQMMR, from the coding sequence TTGAAAACATTGAATAATGGTTCACAGACCAATATCAGCCTGGAGTATAGCTCGATTCCGAAAGTATTCTTCGATACAATCAAAATCGGAATCATCAAGTCCAACCTGATCGCCATGTTTGCGGGTTTAAGTTTGGCTTTATATGTATTTGATGCTTCAATCTTAGCTAATATTGTACCGATCATCCTTTCCTTTATTGGGTCTTCTCTCATTATTGGAGCTGCAGGGGTGTTTAACAATCTGTATGATCGTGATATTGATGCGATCATGGAACGTACGAAGAAACGTCCTACAGTTACGGGACGCGTAGATACCAAGTCGGGTCTGATTCTCGGTATTGCAATCACCGTCATCGGTGGCATCATGCTGTACATTGCTTCTCCATCCGCTGCTGTATTTGGTATTTTGGGTCTGTTGCTTTACGTGTTTCCTTACACGATGTGGACCAAACGTACAACGATCTACAACACGGAAGTGGGAAGTCTTTCGGGTGCTGTGCCTCCGCTCATCGGTTGGGCAGCCATTTCACCGGAACTGGGTCATTTCGAGATCTGGGCATTGGTCGTTACGATGCTCTTATGGCAAATGCCTCACTTCTACGGGATTGCGATTCGTCGTTTTGACGAGTACAAGGCTGCTGGTGTTCCTATGCTGCCTGTCGTTAAAGGCATCAGACGGACATACATTCAGACGAATGTGTATCTGGTACTGTTACTGATCTCCAGCTTTTTATTCTGGCCGATGAGTCCATTTGTCGCTATTGTAGCATTTCTGGTTAGCTTGGCCTGGCTCATTCTTAGTGTGGCTACCTTTGATAAGAAAGAAACAGAGAAATGGTCCAAACGGATGTTTATCTTCTCCATTAACCATATCACTATTATCTTCTTGGTCATCATTGCGTATTCCTTGATTGCTCAGATGATGAGATAA
- a CDS encoding NAD(P)/FAD-dependent oxidoreductase, producing MDQIMDVLIIGGGPAGLSASLVLGRARKNVVVIDDETPRNWVTRETHGFVTRDGASPREFRKAAKEQIAAYPSVQFASDTATAITGSDGDFRVTTALGANYRTKKILFAVGKKDLPLDINGLTEVYGKSAFVCPYCDGWELRDQSLVIIVNGDKALHMAKVISGWTEHYTICTNGSGSLTDEQREELKQHKVTVFDAAVQFIDSEEGMVKQVVLDDGTAIPCTGVFFQPKLFTGSDLPKAIGCEITDSGTVVVDEFGKTSVPGVFSAGDAASEMYQAITAASLGALSAVSMNTELNFEKWEEPSHL from the coding sequence ATGGATCAAATCATGGATGTACTTATTATTGGTGGAGGACCAGCGGGGCTTAGTGCGTCACTTGTGCTCGGGAGGGCCCGTAAGAACGTCGTCGTCATCGACGATGAGACACCGCGAAACTGGGTCACAAGGGAGACTCATGGGTTTGTGACGAGAGATGGGGCCAGTCCTCGTGAATTCCGTAAGGCAGCCAAAGAACAGATTGCAGCGTATCCCTCAGTTCAATTTGCATCCGATACGGCAACGGCGATAACAGGTAGCGATGGTGATTTTAGGGTCACGACTGCCCTAGGAGCAAATTATCGTACGAAAAAGATTTTGTTTGCGGTAGGTAAGAAAGATCTGCCTTTGGATATCAACGGGTTAACAGAAGTGTACGGCAAAAGTGCTTTTGTGTGTCCGTATTGTGATGGTTGGGAATTAAGAGACCAGTCACTGGTCATTATCGTTAATGGTGATAAGGCATTACATATGGCAAAAGTCATATCCGGCTGGACTGAACATTATACGATCTGTACGAATGGATCAGGTTCATTAACTGATGAACAGCGTGAAGAGCTGAAACAGCATAAAGTTACTGTATTCGATGCAGCGGTTCAATTTATTGATTCTGAAGAGGGCATGGTAAAGCAAGTTGTACTGGATGACGGTACAGCGATCCCATGCACTGGTGTCTTCTTCCAACCGAAACTGTTCACTGGATCAGATCTGCCGAAGGCTATCGGTTGCGAAATTACAGATTCCGGAACGGTTGTCGTTGATGAATTTGGCAAAACGTCCGTTCCGGGTGTATTCAGTGCCGGTGATGCGGCGTCCGAGATGTATCAGGCAATTACGGCTGCGTCTCTGGGGGCGTTGTCAGCGGTAAGCATGAATACTGAATTGAATTTCGAGAAGTGGGAAGAGCCAAGTCATCTGTAG